One Cuculus canorus isolate bCucCan1 chromosome 1, bCucCan1.pri, whole genome shotgun sequence DNA segment encodes these proteins:
- the KCNJ15 gene encoding ATP-sensitive inward rectifier potassium channel 15 isoform X1, whose amino-acid sequence MTIRSRKESDHCSFTVYIHCPFVKSPSPAERLLQDLLGAFSSPDGTTLKWHKTAILYRTEAVRMETTKINMSRVPLVNGGIDTAMLKAHKPRVMSKNGHSNVRIDKVDGIYLLYLQDLWTTVIDMKWRYKLTLFAATFVMTWFLFGVIYYAIAFLHGDLEINKFTPKHEPCVKNVDSLTGAFLFSLESQTTIGYGFRFITEECPHAIFLLVAQLVITTLIEIFITGTFLAKIARPKKRAETIKFSHCAVITKHNGELCLVIRVANMRKSLLIQCQLSGKLLQTYETKEGERILLNQATVKFNVDSSSESPFLILPLTFYHILDESSPLRDLTPQNLKEKDFELVVLLNATVESTSAVCQSRTSYIPEEIHWGYEFVPVVSLSPNGKYVADFSQFEKIRRSTDSTFYSMDSEKQKLEEKYRQEDQRERELRTMLLQQSNV is encoded by the exons tttatatccattgcccctttgtaaaaagtccctctccagctgaaAGGttgctacaagatctcctcggagcattctcttctccagacgGAACAACCCTGAAGTGGCACAAAACAGCTATACTATATAG GACTGAGGCAGTGAGAATGGAAACCACAAAGATTAACATGTCTCGTGTCCCACTGGTTAACGGAGGCATCGACACTGCCATGCTCAAGGCACACAAGCCCCGTGTGATGTCCAAAAATGGTCACAGCAACGTGCGGATAGACAAAGTCGATGGTATCTACCTACTTTACCTTCAAGATTTGTGGACTACAGTTATTGACATGAAGTGGAGGTACAAACTCACCTTATTTGCTGCTACCTTTGTTATGACCTGGTTCCTCTTTGGAGTTATCTACTATGCCATTGCATTCCTTCATGGAGATTTAGAAATAAACAAGTTCACCCCAAAGCATGAACCATGTGTCAAGAACGTAGATTCTCTGACTGGGGCattcctcttctccctggaGTCACAGACAACCATTGGCTATGGATTTCGTTTCATCACAGAGGAGTGTCCTCACGCCATTTTCTTACTTGTGGCCCAACTGGTCATCACCACCTTGATTGAAATCTTCATCACAGGTACCTTTCTGGCCAAAATTGCAAGACCTAAAAAAAGGGCAGAGACTATTAAGTTCAGCCACTGTGCTGTCATTACTAAACACAATGGAGAACTTTGTTTAGTGATCAGAGTAGCAAATATGAGGAAGAGCCTTCTTATACAATGTCAGCTATCTGGAAAACTTCTTCAGACGTACGAAACTAAGGAAGGGGAGCGGATCCTGCTGAATCAAGCCACTGTCAAGTTCAATGTTGACTCCTCTTCAGAGAgtccttttctcattttgcctTTAACCTTCTACCATATTTTGGACGAAAGCAGCCCTTTGAGAGATCTCACACCTCAAAATCTCAAAGAGAAGGACTTCGAGCTAGTGGTGCTTCTGAATGCCACGGTGGAGTCCACCAGTGCTGTCTGCCAAAGCAGGACTTCCTACATCCCTGAGGAGATCCACTGGGGCTATGAATTTGTGCCTGTGGTTTCTCTATCTCCAAATGGAAAGTACGTTGCGGATTTCAGTCAGTTTGAGAAGATTAGGAGAAGCACAGATTCTACTTTTTATAGCATGgactctgaaaaacaaaaattagagGAGAAATACAGGCAGGAGGATCAAAGAGAGAGGGAACTGAGAACGATGTTGTTACAGCAGAGCAATGTTTGA
- the KCNJ15 gene encoding ATP-sensitive inward rectifier potassium channel 15 isoform X6, with the protein METTKINMSRVPLVNGGIDTAMLKAHKPRVMSKNGHSNVRIDKVDGIYLLYLQDLWTTVIDMKWRYKLTLFAATFVMTWFLFGVIYYAIAFLHGDLEINKFTPKHEPCVKNVDSLTGAFLFSLESQTTIGYGFRFITEECPHAIFLLVAQLVITTLIEIFITGTFLAKIARPKKRAETIKFSHCAVITKHNGELCLVIRVANMRKSLLIQCQLSGKLLQTYETKEGERILLNQATVKFNVDSSSESPFLILPLTFYHILDESSPLRDLTPQNLKEKDFELVVLLNATVESTSAVCQSRTSYIPEEIHWGYEFVPVVSLSPNGKYVADFSQFEKIRRSTDSTFYSMDSEKQKLEEKYRQEDQRERELRTMLLQQSNV; encoded by the coding sequence ATGGAAACCACAAAGATTAACATGTCTCGTGTCCCACTGGTTAACGGAGGCATCGACACTGCCATGCTCAAGGCACACAAGCCCCGTGTGATGTCCAAAAATGGTCACAGCAACGTGCGGATAGACAAAGTCGATGGTATCTACCTACTTTACCTTCAAGATTTGTGGACTACAGTTATTGACATGAAGTGGAGGTACAAACTCACCTTATTTGCTGCTACCTTTGTTATGACCTGGTTCCTCTTTGGAGTTATCTACTATGCCATTGCATTCCTTCATGGAGATTTAGAAATAAACAAGTTCACCCCAAAGCATGAACCATGTGTCAAGAACGTAGATTCTCTGACTGGGGCattcctcttctccctggaGTCACAGACAACCATTGGCTATGGATTTCGTTTCATCACAGAGGAGTGTCCTCACGCCATTTTCTTACTTGTGGCCCAACTGGTCATCACCACCTTGATTGAAATCTTCATCACAGGTACCTTTCTGGCCAAAATTGCAAGACCTAAAAAAAGGGCAGAGACTATTAAGTTCAGCCACTGTGCTGTCATTACTAAACACAATGGAGAACTTTGTTTAGTGATCAGAGTAGCAAATATGAGGAAGAGCCTTCTTATACAATGTCAGCTATCTGGAAAACTTCTTCAGACGTACGAAACTAAGGAAGGGGAGCGGATCCTGCTGAATCAAGCCACTGTCAAGTTCAATGTTGACTCCTCTTCAGAGAgtccttttctcattttgcctTTAACCTTCTACCATATTTTGGACGAAAGCAGCCCTTTGAGAGATCTCACACCTCAAAATCTCAAAGAGAAGGACTTCGAGCTAGTGGTGCTTCTGAATGCCACGGTGGAGTCCACCAGTGCTGTCTGCCAAAGCAGGACTTCCTACATCCCTGAGGAGATCCACTGGGGCTATGAATTTGTGCCTGTGGTTTCTCTATCTCCAAATGGAAAGTACGTTGCGGATTTCAGTCAGTTTGAGAAGATTAGGAGAAGCACAGATTCTACTTTTTATAGCATGgactctgaaaaacaaaaattagagGAGAAATACAGGCAGGAGGATCAAAGAGAGAGGGAACTGAGAACGATGTTGTTACAGCAGAGCAATGTTTGA
- the KCNJ15 gene encoding ATP-sensitive inward rectifier potassium channel 15 isoform X4, with protein MTERLLQDLLGAFSSPDGTTLKWHKTAILYRTEAVRMETTKINMSRVPLVNGGIDTAMLKAHKPRVMSKNGHSNVRIDKVDGIYLLYLQDLWTTVIDMKWRYKLTLFAATFVMTWFLFGVIYYAIAFLHGDLEINKFTPKHEPCVKNVDSLTGAFLFSLESQTTIGYGFRFITEECPHAIFLLVAQLVITTLIEIFITGTFLAKIARPKKRAETIKFSHCAVITKHNGELCLVIRVANMRKSLLIQCQLSGKLLQTYETKEGERILLNQATVKFNVDSSSESPFLILPLTFYHILDESSPLRDLTPQNLKEKDFELVVLLNATVESTSAVCQSRTSYIPEEIHWGYEFVPVVSLSPNGKYVADFSQFEKIRRSTDSTFYSMDSEKQKLEEKYRQEDQRERELRTMLLQQSNV; from the exons ctgaaAGGttgctacaagatctcctcggagcattctcttctccagacgGAACAACCCTGAAGTGGCACAAAACAGCTATACTATATAG GACTGAGGCAGTGAGAATGGAAACCACAAAGATTAACATGTCTCGTGTCCCACTGGTTAACGGAGGCATCGACACTGCCATGCTCAAGGCACACAAGCCCCGTGTGATGTCCAAAAATGGTCACAGCAACGTGCGGATAGACAAAGTCGATGGTATCTACCTACTTTACCTTCAAGATTTGTGGACTACAGTTATTGACATGAAGTGGAGGTACAAACTCACCTTATTTGCTGCTACCTTTGTTATGACCTGGTTCCTCTTTGGAGTTATCTACTATGCCATTGCATTCCTTCATGGAGATTTAGAAATAAACAAGTTCACCCCAAAGCATGAACCATGTGTCAAGAACGTAGATTCTCTGACTGGGGCattcctcttctccctggaGTCACAGACAACCATTGGCTATGGATTTCGTTTCATCACAGAGGAGTGTCCTCACGCCATTTTCTTACTTGTGGCCCAACTGGTCATCACCACCTTGATTGAAATCTTCATCACAGGTACCTTTCTGGCCAAAATTGCAAGACCTAAAAAAAGGGCAGAGACTATTAAGTTCAGCCACTGTGCTGTCATTACTAAACACAATGGAGAACTTTGTTTAGTGATCAGAGTAGCAAATATGAGGAAGAGCCTTCTTATACAATGTCAGCTATCTGGAAAACTTCTTCAGACGTACGAAACTAAGGAAGGGGAGCGGATCCTGCTGAATCAAGCCACTGTCAAGTTCAATGTTGACTCCTCTTCAGAGAgtccttttctcattttgcctTTAACCTTCTACCATATTTTGGACGAAAGCAGCCCTTTGAGAGATCTCACACCTCAAAATCTCAAAGAGAAGGACTTCGAGCTAGTGGTGCTTCTGAATGCCACGGTGGAGTCCACCAGTGCTGTCTGCCAAAGCAGGACTTCCTACATCCCTGAGGAGATCCACTGGGGCTATGAATTTGTGCCTGTGGTTTCTCTATCTCCAAATGGAAAGTACGTTGCGGATTTCAGTCAGTTTGAGAAGATTAGGAGAAGCACAGATTCTACTTTTTATAGCATGgactctgaaaaacaaaaattagagGAGAAATACAGGCAGGAGGATCAAAGAGAGAGGGAACTGAGAACGATGTTGTTACAGCAGAGCAATGTTTGA
- the KCNJ15 gene encoding ATP-sensitive inward rectifier potassium channel 15 isoform X3: MIYIHCPFVKSPSPAERLLQDLLGAFSSPDGTTLKWHKTAILYRTEAVRMETTKINMSRVPLVNGGIDTAMLKAHKPRVMSKNGHSNVRIDKVDGIYLLYLQDLWTTVIDMKWRYKLTLFAATFVMTWFLFGVIYYAIAFLHGDLEINKFTPKHEPCVKNVDSLTGAFLFSLESQTTIGYGFRFITEECPHAIFLLVAQLVITTLIEIFITGTFLAKIARPKKRAETIKFSHCAVITKHNGELCLVIRVANMRKSLLIQCQLSGKLLQTYETKEGERILLNQATVKFNVDSSSESPFLILPLTFYHILDESSPLRDLTPQNLKEKDFELVVLLNATVESTSAVCQSRTSYIPEEIHWGYEFVPVVSLSPNGKYVADFSQFEKIRRSTDSTFYSMDSEKQKLEEKYRQEDQRERELRTMLLQQSNV; the protein is encoded by the exons tttatatccattgcccctttgtaaaaagtccctctccagctgaaAGGttgctacaagatctcctcggagcattctcttctccagacgGAACAACCCTGAAGTGGCACAAAACAGCTATACTATATAG GACTGAGGCAGTGAGAATGGAAACCACAAAGATTAACATGTCTCGTGTCCCACTGGTTAACGGAGGCATCGACACTGCCATGCTCAAGGCACACAAGCCCCGTGTGATGTCCAAAAATGGTCACAGCAACGTGCGGATAGACAAAGTCGATGGTATCTACCTACTTTACCTTCAAGATTTGTGGACTACAGTTATTGACATGAAGTGGAGGTACAAACTCACCTTATTTGCTGCTACCTTTGTTATGACCTGGTTCCTCTTTGGAGTTATCTACTATGCCATTGCATTCCTTCATGGAGATTTAGAAATAAACAAGTTCACCCCAAAGCATGAACCATGTGTCAAGAACGTAGATTCTCTGACTGGGGCattcctcttctccctggaGTCACAGACAACCATTGGCTATGGATTTCGTTTCATCACAGAGGAGTGTCCTCACGCCATTTTCTTACTTGTGGCCCAACTGGTCATCACCACCTTGATTGAAATCTTCATCACAGGTACCTTTCTGGCCAAAATTGCAAGACCTAAAAAAAGGGCAGAGACTATTAAGTTCAGCCACTGTGCTGTCATTACTAAACACAATGGAGAACTTTGTTTAGTGATCAGAGTAGCAAATATGAGGAAGAGCCTTCTTATACAATGTCAGCTATCTGGAAAACTTCTTCAGACGTACGAAACTAAGGAAGGGGAGCGGATCCTGCTGAATCAAGCCACTGTCAAGTTCAATGTTGACTCCTCTTCAGAGAgtccttttctcattttgcctTTAACCTTCTACCATATTTTGGACGAAAGCAGCCCTTTGAGAGATCTCACACCTCAAAATCTCAAAGAGAAGGACTTCGAGCTAGTGGTGCTTCTGAATGCCACGGTGGAGTCCACCAGTGCTGTCTGCCAAAGCAGGACTTCCTACATCCCTGAGGAGATCCACTGGGGCTATGAATTTGTGCCTGTGGTTTCTCTATCTCCAAATGGAAAGTACGTTGCGGATTTCAGTCAGTTTGAGAAGATTAGGAGAAGCACAGATTCTACTTTTTATAGCATGgactctgaaaaacaaaaattagagGAGAAATACAGGCAGGAGGATCAAAGAGAGAGGGAACTGAGAACGATGTTGTTACAGCAGAGCAATGTTTGA
- the KCNJ15 gene encoding ATP-sensitive inward rectifier potassium channel 15 isoform X2, producing MTIRSRKESDHCSFTAERLLQDLLGAFSSPDGTTLKWHKTAILYRTEAVRMETTKINMSRVPLVNGGIDTAMLKAHKPRVMSKNGHSNVRIDKVDGIYLLYLQDLWTTVIDMKWRYKLTLFAATFVMTWFLFGVIYYAIAFLHGDLEINKFTPKHEPCVKNVDSLTGAFLFSLESQTTIGYGFRFITEECPHAIFLLVAQLVITTLIEIFITGTFLAKIARPKKRAETIKFSHCAVITKHNGELCLVIRVANMRKSLLIQCQLSGKLLQTYETKEGERILLNQATVKFNVDSSSESPFLILPLTFYHILDESSPLRDLTPQNLKEKDFELVVLLNATVESTSAVCQSRTSYIPEEIHWGYEFVPVVSLSPNGKYVADFSQFEKIRRSTDSTFYSMDSEKQKLEEKYRQEDQRERELRTMLLQQSNV from the exons ctgaaAGGttgctacaagatctcctcggagcattctcttctccagacgGAACAACCCTGAAGTGGCACAAAACAGCTATACTATATAG GACTGAGGCAGTGAGAATGGAAACCACAAAGATTAACATGTCTCGTGTCCCACTGGTTAACGGAGGCATCGACACTGCCATGCTCAAGGCACACAAGCCCCGTGTGATGTCCAAAAATGGTCACAGCAACGTGCGGATAGACAAAGTCGATGGTATCTACCTACTTTACCTTCAAGATTTGTGGACTACAGTTATTGACATGAAGTGGAGGTACAAACTCACCTTATTTGCTGCTACCTTTGTTATGACCTGGTTCCTCTTTGGAGTTATCTACTATGCCATTGCATTCCTTCATGGAGATTTAGAAATAAACAAGTTCACCCCAAAGCATGAACCATGTGTCAAGAACGTAGATTCTCTGACTGGGGCattcctcttctccctggaGTCACAGACAACCATTGGCTATGGATTTCGTTTCATCACAGAGGAGTGTCCTCACGCCATTTTCTTACTTGTGGCCCAACTGGTCATCACCACCTTGATTGAAATCTTCATCACAGGTACCTTTCTGGCCAAAATTGCAAGACCTAAAAAAAGGGCAGAGACTATTAAGTTCAGCCACTGTGCTGTCATTACTAAACACAATGGAGAACTTTGTTTAGTGATCAGAGTAGCAAATATGAGGAAGAGCCTTCTTATACAATGTCAGCTATCTGGAAAACTTCTTCAGACGTACGAAACTAAGGAAGGGGAGCGGATCCTGCTGAATCAAGCCACTGTCAAGTTCAATGTTGACTCCTCTTCAGAGAgtccttttctcattttgcctTTAACCTTCTACCATATTTTGGACGAAAGCAGCCCTTTGAGAGATCTCACACCTCAAAATCTCAAAGAGAAGGACTTCGAGCTAGTGGTGCTTCTGAATGCCACGGTGGAGTCCACCAGTGCTGTCTGCCAAAGCAGGACTTCCTACATCCCTGAGGAGATCCACTGGGGCTATGAATTTGTGCCTGTGGTTTCTCTATCTCCAAATGGAAAGTACGTTGCGGATTTCAGTCAGTTTGAGAAGATTAGGAGAAGCACAGATTCTACTTTTTATAGCATGgactctgaaaaacaaaaattagagGAGAAATACAGGCAGGAGGATCAAAGAGAGAGGGAACTGAGAACGATGTTGTTACAGCAGAGCAATGTTTGA
- the KCNJ15 gene encoding ATP-sensitive inward rectifier potassium channel 15 isoform X5, giving the protein MSLFRALKKTCSVIKKCLFSRETTEAVRMETTKINMSRVPLVNGGIDTAMLKAHKPRVMSKNGHSNVRIDKVDGIYLLYLQDLWTTVIDMKWRYKLTLFAATFVMTWFLFGVIYYAIAFLHGDLEINKFTPKHEPCVKNVDSLTGAFLFSLESQTTIGYGFRFITEECPHAIFLLVAQLVITTLIEIFITGTFLAKIARPKKRAETIKFSHCAVITKHNGELCLVIRVANMRKSLLIQCQLSGKLLQTYETKEGERILLNQATVKFNVDSSSESPFLILPLTFYHILDESSPLRDLTPQNLKEKDFELVVLLNATVESTSAVCQSRTSYIPEEIHWGYEFVPVVSLSPNGKYVADFSQFEKIRRSTDSTFYSMDSEKQKLEEKYRQEDQRERELRTMLLQQSNV; this is encoded by the exons ATGTCTCTCTTCAGGGCATTAAAGAAAACCTGCTCAGTAATCAAAAAATGCCTCTTCTCTAGAGAAac GACTGAGGCAGTGAGAATGGAAACCACAAAGATTAACATGTCTCGTGTCCCACTGGTTAACGGAGGCATCGACACTGCCATGCTCAAGGCACACAAGCCCCGTGTGATGTCCAAAAATGGTCACAGCAACGTGCGGATAGACAAAGTCGATGGTATCTACCTACTTTACCTTCAAGATTTGTGGACTACAGTTATTGACATGAAGTGGAGGTACAAACTCACCTTATTTGCTGCTACCTTTGTTATGACCTGGTTCCTCTTTGGAGTTATCTACTATGCCATTGCATTCCTTCATGGAGATTTAGAAATAAACAAGTTCACCCCAAAGCATGAACCATGTGTCAAGAACGTAGATTCTCTGACTGGGGCattcctcttctccctggaGTCACAGACAACCATTGGCTATGGATTTCGTTTCATCACAGAGGAGTGTCCTCACGCCATTTTCTTACTTGTGGCCCAACTGGTCATCACCACCTTGATTGAAATCTTCATCACAGGTACCTTTCTGGCCAAAATTGCAAGACCTAAAAAAAGGGCAGAGACTATTAAGTTCAGCCACTGTGCTGTCATTACTAAACACAATGGAGAACTTTGTTTAGTGATCAGAGTAGCAAATATGAGGAAGAGCCTTCTTATACAATGTCAGCTATCTGGAAAACTTCTTCAGACGTACGAAACTAAGGAAGGGGAGCGGATCCTGCTGAATCAAGCCACTGTCAAGTTCAATGTTGACTCCTCTTCAGAGAgtccttttctcattttgcctTTAACCTTCTACCATATTTTGGACGAAAGCAGCCCTTTGAGAGATCTCACACCTCAAAATCTCAAAGAGAAGGACTTCGAGCTAGTGGTGCTTCTGAATGCCACGGTGGAGTCCACCAGTGCTGTCTGCCAAAGCAGGACTTCCTACATCCCTGAGGAGATCCACTGGGGCTATGAATTTGTGCCTGTGGTTTCTCTATCTCCAAATGGAAAGTACGTTGCGGATTTCAGTCAGTTTGAGAAGATTAGGAGAAGCACAGATTCTACTTTTTATAGCATGgactctgaaaaacaaaaattagagGAGAAATACAGGCAGGAGGATCAAAGAGAGAGGGAACTGAGAACGATGTTGTTACAGCAGAGCAATGTTTGA